In Quercus robur chromosome 10, dhQueRobu3.1, whole genome shotgun sequence, a genomic segment contains:
- the LOC126701511 gene encoding transcription factor BIM1 isoform X1, which yields MELPQPRPFGTAGRKPTHDFLSLYTHSTAQQDPRPSAQGSYLKTHDFLQPLERIGKTSAKEETTAEISSVEKPPPPAPPPSVEHTLPGGIGTYTISHISSYFNQRVPKPEGSIYTVAQTSSTDRNDENSNSSSYTGSGFTLWEESALKKGKTGKENMGENPVTREAGAKLSGQQWTTSSERPSLSSNSNNNNNDNHRNSFSSLSSSQATGQKNKNKSFMEMIKSAQGSAHEDDIIIDDEEEFVLKKEPSTPVATTATTTPHIGELRVKVDGKSSDQKANTPRSKHSATEQRRRSKINDRFQMLRELIPNSDQKRDKASFLLEVIEYIQFLQEKVHKYEGSYQGWSHEPAKLMPWRNNHRPAESYVDQSRGVNNASAPALVFAGKFDEKNICVSPTIAGSAQNPVESDISTATTFKQMDNHPIITNKGIPFPMSLQPNVFTPVRISGAVPQLPPKLASDAENISSHPQPQLCQLRSCPTDSGTTSDKPKEQDLTVEGGTISISSVYSQGLLNTLTEALQSSGVDLSQASISVQIELGKQSNGRATRPPSVVKVNEVPTSNQGTIRSRVASAEDSDQARKKLKTGKS from the exons atggAGCTTCCTCAACCTCGTCCCTTTGGAACCGCAG GACGAAAACCAACACATGATTTTCTGTCACTGTACACTCATTCAACTGCCCAGCAAGATCCAAGGCCATCTGCTCaag GAAGTTACCTCAAAACTCATGATTTCTTGCAACCATTAGAGCGGATAGGAAAGACCAGTGCAAAGGAAGAAACCACAGCTGAGATATCATCGGTGGAAAAGCCACCTCCTCCGGCACCACCGCCTTCGGTGGAGCACACTCTCCCCGGAGGGATTGGGACTTACACTATAAGCCACATTTCATCCTATTTTAATCAAAGGGTTCCAAAGCCAGAGGGGTCAATATATACAGTAGCACAAACAAGTAGTACAGATAGGAATGATGAAAATTCCAACTCCAGTTCTTATACAGGAAGTGGGTTCACATTGTGGGAAGAATCTGCGTTGAAAAAGGGAAAGACAGGGAAGGAGAATATGGGTGAAAATCCAGTCACAAGAG AAGCTGGGGCGAAGTTGAGTGGACAACAATGGACGACGTCGTCAGAGAGGCCATCACTGTCGTCTAAcagtaacaacaacaacaacgacaacCACCGCAACAGCTTcagctctctctcttcctctca GGCTACAGGGCagaagaacaagaacaaaagcTTCATGGAAATGATCAAATCCGCACAAGGTAGTGCCCATGAAGATGACATAATAATAGACGATGAGGAAGAGTTTGTCCTTAAGAAAGAGCCCTCTACTCCTGTTGCTACTACAGCTACTACTACTCCCCACATAG GGGAGCTGAGGGTAAAAGTGGACGGGAAGAGCTCTGATCAGAAGGCTAACACGCCACGTTCCAAGCATTCTGCAACAGAGCAGCGTAGAAGGAGTAAAATTAATGATAG ATTTCAGATGTTGAGGGAACTCATTCCTAATAGTGACCAAAAGAGAGATAAGGCATCATTTTTATTAGAG GTTATCGAGTACATTCAGTTTTTACAGGAGAAAGTACACAAGTATGAGGGGTCATACCAAGGATGGAGCCATGAACCGGCAAAATTGATGCCAtgg AGAAACAATCACAGACCAGCAGAAAGTTATGTTGATCAATCACGAGGTGTAAATAATGCGTCTGCTCCTGCATTAGTGTTTGCTGGGAAGTTTGATGAGAAAAATATCTGCGTCTCTCCAACCATTGCTGGGAGTGCACAGAACCCAGTAGAATCTGACATAAGTACTGCCACTACCTTTAAACAGATGGATAACCACCCCATAATCACCAATAAGGGAATACCCTTTCCTATGTCGCTGCAGCCAAATGTCTTCACACCTGTCAGGATTAGTGGTGCAGTACCTCAACTTCCTCCTAAATTGGCATCTGATGCAGAAAACATTTCATCTCATCCTCAACCACAGTTATGTCAACTGAGATCATGTCCTACTGATAGCGGCACAACTAGTGACAAGCCAAAAGAACAGGACTTGACTGTTGAAGGTGGTACCATTAGCATCTCAAGTGTGTATTCTCAAGG GTTGTTAAATACTCTGACAGAAGCACTGCAGAGTTCTGGAGTGGATTTGTCACAAGCCAGTATCTCAGTACAAATTGAGCTTGGAAAGCAATCTAATGGTAGAGCGACCAGACCACCATCTGTTGTAAAG GTTAATGAGGTTCCAACTAGCAATCAAGGGACAATACGCTCTAGAGTTGCAAGTGCTGAAGACTCTGACCAAGCCCGAAAGAAGCTCAAGACAGGCAAAAGCTAA
- the LOC126701511 gene encoding transcription factor BIM1 isoform X3: MELPQPRPFGTAGRKPTHDFLSLYTHSTAQQDPRPSAQEAGAKLSGQQWTTSSERPSLSSNSNNNNNDNHRNSFSSLSSSQATGQKNKNKSFMEMIKSAQGSAHEDDIIIDDEEEFVLKKEPSTPVATTATTTPHIGELRVKVDGKSSDQKANTPRSKHSATEQRRRSKINDRFQMLRELIPNSDQKRDKASFLLEVIEYIQFLQEKVHKYEGSYQGWSHEPAKLMPWRNNHRPAESYVDQSRGVNNASAPALVFAGKFDEKNICVSPTIAGSAQNPVESDISTATTFKQMDNHPIITNKGIPFPMSLQPNVFTPVRISGAVPQLPPKLASDAENISSHPQPQLCQLRSCPTDSGTTSDKPKEQDLTVEGGTISISSVYSQGLLNTLTEALQSSGVDLSQASISVQIELGKQSNGRATRPPSVVKVNEVPTSNQGTIRSRVASAEDSDQARKKLKTGKS; the protein is encoded by the exons atggAGCTTCCTCAACCTCGTCCCTTTGGAACCGCAG GACGAAAACCAACACATGATTTTCTGTCACTGTACACTCATTCAACTGCCCAGCAAGATCCAAGGCCATCTGCTCaag AAGCTGGGGCGAAGTTGAGTGGACAACAATGGACGACGTCGTCAGAGAGGCCATCACTGTCGTCTAAcagtaacaacaacaacaacgacaacCACCGCAACAGCTTcagctctctctcttcctctca GGCTACAGGGCagaagaacaagaacaaaagcTTCATGGAAATGATCAAATCCGCACAAGGTAGTGCCCATGAAGATGACATAATAATAGACGATGAGGAAGAGTTTGTCCTTAAGAAAGAGCCCTCTACTCCTGTTGCTACTACAGCTACTACTACTCCCCACATAG GGGAGCTGAGGGTAAAAGTGGACGGGAAGAGCTCTGATCAGAAGGCTAACACGCCACGTTCCAAGCATTCTGCAACAGAGCAGCGTAGAAGGAGTAAAATTAATGATAG ATTTCAGATGTTGAGGGAACTCATTCCTAATAGTGACCAAAAGAGAGATAAGGCATCATTTTTATTAGAG GTTATCGAGTACATTCAGTTTTTACAGGAGAAAGTACACAAGTATGAGGGGTCATACCAAGGATGGAGCCATGAACCGGCAAAATTGATGCCAtgg AGAAACAATCACAGACCAGCAGAAAGTTATGTTGATCAATCACGAGGTGTAAATAATGCGTCTGCTCCTGCATTAGTGTTTGCTGGGAAGTTTGATGAGAAAAATATCTGCGTCTCTCCAACCATTGCTGGGAGTGCACAGAACCCAGTAGAATCTGACATAAGTACTGCCACTACCTTTAAACAGATGGATAACCACCCCATAATCACCAATAAGGGAATACCCTTTCCTATGTCGCTGCAGCCAAATGTCTTCACACCTGTCAGGATTAGTGGTGCAGTACCTCAACTTCCTCCTAAATTGGCATCTGATGCAGAAAACATTTCATCTCATCCTCAACCACAGTTATGTCAACTGAGATCATGTCCTACTGATAGCGGCACAACTAGTGACAAGCCAAAAGAACAGGACTTGACTGTTGAAGGTGGTACCATTAGCATCTCAAGTGTGTATTCTCAAGG GTTGTTAAATACTCTGACAGAAGCACTGCAGAGTTCTGGAGTGGATTTGTCACAAGCCAGTATCTCAGTACAAATTGAGCTTGGAAAGCAATCTAATGGTAGAGCGACCAGACCACCATCTGTTGTAAAG GTTAATGAGGTTCCAACTAGCAATCAAGGGACAATACGCTCTAGAGTTGCAAGTGCTGAAGACTCTGACCAAGCCCGAAAGAAGCTCAAGACAGGCAAAAGCTAA
- the LOC126701511 gene encoding transcription factor BIM1 isoform X2, with translation MELPQPRPFGTAGRKPTHDFLSLYTHSTAQQDPRPSAQGSYLKTHDFLQPLERIGKTSAKEETTAEISSVEKPPPPAPPPSVEHTLPGGIGTYTISHISSYFNQRVPKPEGSIYTVAQTSSTDRNDENSNSSSYTGSGFTLWEESALKKGKTGKENMGENPVTREAGAKLSGQQWTTSSERPSLSSNSNNNNNDNHRNSFSSLSSSQATGQKNKNKSFMEMIKSAQGSAHEDDIIIDDEEEFVLKKEPSTPVATTATTTPHIGELRVKVDGKSSDQKANTPRSKHSATEQRRRSKINDRFQMLRELIPNSDQKRDKASFLLEVIEYIQFLQEKVHKYEGSYQGWSHEPAKLMPWRNNHRPAESYVDQSRGVNNASAPALVFAGKFDEKNICVSPTIAGSAQNPVESDISTATTFKQMDNHPIITNKGIPFPMSLQPNVFTPVRISGAVPQLPPKLASDAENISSHPQPQLCQLRSCPTDSGTTSDKPKEQDLTVEGGTISISSVYSQGVRERWLIYSLILNFGEAYSQT, from the exons atggAGCTTCCTCAACCTCGTCCCTTTGGAACCGCAG GACGAAAACCAACACATGATTTTCTGTCACTGTACACTCATTCAACTGCCCAGCAAGATCCAAGGCCATCTGCTCaag GAAGTTACCTCAAAACTCATGATTTCTTGCAACCATTAGAGCGGATAGGAAAGACCAGTGCAAAGGAAGAAACCACAGCTGAGATATCATCGGTGGAAAAGCCACCTCCTCCGGCACCACCGCCTTCGGTGGAGCACACTCTCCCCGGAGGGATTGGGACTTACACTATAAGCCACATTTCATCCTATTTTAATCAAAGGGTTCCAAAGCCAGAGGGGTCAATATATACAGTAGCACAAACAAGTAGTACAGATAGGAATGATGAAAATTCCAACTCCAGTTCTTATACAGGAAGTGGGTTCACATTGTGGGAAGAATCTGCGTTGAAAAAGGGAAAGACAGGGAAGGAGAATATGGGTGAAAATCCAGTCACAAGAG AAGCTGGGGCGAAGTTGAGTGGACAACAATGGACGACGTCGTCAGAGAGGCCATCACTGTCGTCTAAcagtaacaacaacaacaacgacaacCACCGCAACAGCTTcagctctctctcttcctctca GGCTACAGGGCagaagaacaagaacaaaagcTTCATGGAAATGATCAAATCCGCACAAGGTAGTGCCCATGAAGATGACATAATAATAGACGATGAGGAAGAGTTTGTCCTTAAGAAAGAGCCCTCTACTCCTGTTGCTACTACAGCTACTACTACTCCCCACATAG GGGAGCTGAGGGTAAAAGTGGACGGGAAGAGCTCTGATCAGAAGGCTAACACGCCACGTTCCAAGCATTCTGCAACAGAGCAGCGTAGAAGGAGTAAAATTAATGATAG ATTTCAGATGTTGAGGGAACTCATTCCTAATAGTGACCAAAAGAGAGATAAGGCATCATTTTTATTAGAG GTTATCGAGTACATTCAGTTTTTACAGGAGAAAGTACACAAGTATGAGGGGTCATACCAAGGATGGAGCCATGAACCGGCAAAATTGATGCCAtgg AGAAACAATCACAGACCAGCAGAAAGTTATGTTGATCAATCACGAGGTGTAAATAATGCGTCTGCTCCTGCATTAGTGTTTGCTGGGAAGTTTGATGAGAAAAATATCTGCGTCTCTCCAACCATTGCTGGGAGTGCACAGAACCCAGTAGAATCTGACATAAGTACTGCCACTACCTTTAAACAGATGGATAACCACCCCATAATCACCAATAAGGGAATACCCTTTCCTATGTCGCTGCAGCCAAATGTCTTCACACCTGTCAGGATTAGTGGTGCAGTACCTCAACTTCCTCCTAAATTGGCATCTGATGCAGAAAACATTTCATCTCATCCTCAACCACAGTTATGTCAACTGAGATCATGTCCTACTGATAGCGGCACAACTAGTGACAAGCCAAAAGAACAGGACTTGACTGTTGAAGGTGGTACCATTAGCATCTCAAGTGTGTATTCTCAAGG GGTCAGGGAAAGGTGGTTGATATACAGTCTTATCCTAAATTTTGGAGAGGCTTATTCCCAAACTTGA